From Camelus dromedarius isolate mCamDro1 chromosome X, mCamDro1.pat, whole genome shotgun sequence, one genomic window encodes:
- the MED12 gene encoding mediator of RNA polymerase II transcription subunit 12 isoform X1, translating into MAAFGILSYEHRPLKRPRLGPPDVYPQDPKQKEDELTALNVKQGFNNQPAVSGDEHGSAKNVNFNPAKISSNFSSIIAEKLRCNTLPDTGRRKPQVNQKDNFWLVTPRSQSAINTWFTDLAGTKPLTQLAKKVPIFSKKDEVFGYLAKYTVPVMRAAWLIKMTCAYYAAMSETKVKKRHVVDPFTEWTQIITKYLWEQLQKMAEYYRPGPAGSGGCGSTIGPLPHDVEVAIRQWDYNEKLAMFMFQDGMLDRHEFLTWVLECFEKIRPGEDELLKLLLPLLLRYSGEFVQSAYLSRRLAYFCTRRLALQLDGVSSHSSHVMSTQSTSTLPTTPTPQPPTSSTPSTPFSDLLMCPQHRPLVFGLSCILQTILLCCPSALVWHYSLTDSRIKTGSPLDHLPIAPSNLPMPEGNSAFTQQVRAKLREIEQQIKERGQAVEVRWSFDKCQEATAGFTIGRVLHTLEVLDSHSFERSDFSNSLDSLCNRIFGLGPSKDGHEISSDDDAVVSLLCEWAVSCKRSGRHRAMVVAKLLEKRQAEIEAERCGESEASDEKGSIASGSLSAPSAPIFQDVLLQFLDTQAPMLTDPRSESERVEFFNLVLLFCELIRHDVFSHNMYTCTLISRGDLAFGAPGPRPPSPFDDPADDPERKEAEGSSSSKLEDPGLSESMDIDPSSSVLFEDMEKPDFSLFSPTMPCEGKGSPSPGKPDVEKEVKPPPKEKLEGTLGVLYDQPRHVQYATHFPIPQEESCSHECNQRLVVLFGVGKQRDDARHAIKKITKDILKVLNRKGTAETDQLAPIVPLNPGDLTFLGGEDGQKRRRNRPEAFPTAEDIFAKFQHLSHYDQHQVTAQVSRNVLEQITSFALGMSYHLPLVQHVQFIFDLMEYSLSISGLIDFAIQLLNELSVVEAELLLKSSDLVGSYTTSLCLCIVAVLRHYHACLILNQDQMAQVFEGLCGVVKHGMNRSDGSSAERCILAYLYDLYTSCSHLKSKFGELFSDFCSKVKNTIYCNVEPSESNMRWAPEFMIDTLENPAAHTFTYTGLGKSLSENPANRYSFVCNALMHVCVGHHDPDRVNDIAILCAELTGYCKSLSAEWLGVLKALCCSSNNGTCGFNDLLCNVDVSDLSFHDSLATFVAILIARQCLLLEDLIRCAAIPSLLNAACSEQDSEPGARLTCRILLHLFKTPQLNPCQSDGNKPTVGIRSSCDRHLLAASQNRIVDGAVFAVLKAVFVLGDAELKGSGFTVTGGTEELPEEEGGGGSGGRRQGGRNISVETASLDVYAKYVLRSICQQEWVGERCLKSLCEDSNDLQDPVLSSAQAQRLMQLICYPHRLLDNEDGENPQRQRIKRILQNLDQWTMRQSSLELQLMIKQTPKNEMNSLLENIAKATIEVFQQSAETGSSSGNTASNMPSSSKTKPVLSSLERSGVWLVAPLIAKLPTSVQGHVLKAAGEELEKGQHLGSSSRKERDRQKQKSMSLLSQQPFLSLVLTCLKGQDEQREGLLTSLYSQVHQIVNNWRDDQYLDDCKPKQLMHEALKLRLNLVGGMFDTVQRSTQQTTEWAVLLLEIIISGTVDMQSNNELFTTVLDMLSVLINGTLAADMSSISQGSMEENKRAYMNLVKKLQKELGERQSDSLEKVRQLLPLPKPTRDVITCEPQGSLIDTKGNKIAGFDSIFKKEGLQVSTKQKISPWDLFEGLKPSAPLSWGWFGTVRVDRRVARGEEQQRLLLYHTHLRPRPRAYYLEPLPLPPEDEEPPAPALLEPEKKAPEPPKTDKPGAAPPNTEERKKKSTKGKKRSQPAAKTEDYGMGPGRSGPYGVTVPPDLLHHANPGSISHLSYRQGSIGLYTQNQPLPAGGPRVDPYRPVRLPMQKMPTRPPYPGVLPTTMTGVMGLEPSSYKTSVYRQQQPAVPQGQRLRQQLQAKIQSQGILGQSSVHQMTPSSSYGLQTSQGYTPYVSHVGLQQHAGPAGTMVPPSYSSQPYQSTHPSTNPTLVDPTRHLQQRPSGYVHQQAPTYGHGLTSTQRFSHQTLQQTPMIGTMAQLGAQGVQAGVRSASILPEQQQQQQQQQQQQQQQQQQQQQQQQQQQQQQQQQQQQQYHIRQQQQQQILRQQQQQQQQQQQQQQQQQQQQQQQQQQQQQQQAHQQQQQAAPPQPQPQSQPQFQRQGLQQTQQQQQTAALVRQLQQQLSNTQPQPSTNIFGRY; encoded by the exons ATGGCGGCCTTCGGGATCTTGAGCTACGAACACCGGCCCCTGAAGCGGCCGCGGCTGGGGCCTCCCGATGTGTACCCTCAAGATCCCAAACAGAAGGAG GATGAACTCACGGCCTTGAATGTAAAACAAGGTTTCAATAACCAGCCTGCTGTCTCTGGGGATGAACATGGCAGTGCCAAGAACGTCAACTTCAATCCTGCCAAG ATCAGTTCCAACTTCAGCAGCATTATTGCAGAGAAGTTACGTTGTAACACCCTCCCTGACACTGGTCGCAGGAAGCCCCAAGTGAACCAGAAGGACAACTTCTGGCTGGTGACTCCACGATCCCAGAGTGCCATTAACACCTGGTTCACTGACCTGGCTGGCACCAAGCCACTTACACAACTAGCCAAAAAG GTCCCCATTTTCAGTAAGAAGGACGAAGTGTTTGGGTACTTAGCCAAATACACAGTGCCTGTGATGCGGGCTGCCTGGCTCATTAAGATGACTTGTGCCTACTATGCAGCAATGTCTGAGACCAAGGTTAAGAAGCGACATGTCGTTGACCCCTTCACGG AATGGACTCAGATTATTACCAAGTACTTATGGGAGCAGCTGCAAAAGATGGCTGAATACTACCGGCCAGGGCCTGCTGGAAGTGGGGGCTGTGGTTCCACTATAGGGCCCTTGCCCCATGATGTAGAGGTGGCAATCCGGCAGTGGGACTACAACGAGAAGCTGGCCATGTTCATGTTTCAG GACGGAATGCTGGACAGACATGAGTTCCTGACCTGGGTACTTGAGTGTTTTGAGAAAATCCGCCCTGGAGAGGATGAATTACTTAAACTACTGCTGCCTTTGCTGCTTCGA TACTCTGGGGAATTCGTTCAGTCTGCGTACTTGTCTCGCCGCCTTGCGTACTTCTGTACGCGGAGACTGGCCCTACAGCTGGATGGCGTGAGCAGTCACTCGTCTCATGTGATGTCCACTCAGTCAACGAGCACACTGCCCACCACCCCTACTCCTCAGCCCCCAACTAGCAGCACACCCTCTACACCCTTTAGTGACCTGCTTATGTGCCCTCAGCACCGGCCCCTGGTTTTTGGCCTCAGCTGTATCCTTCAG ACCATCCTCCTGTGTTGTCCTAGTGCCCTGGTTTGGCACTACTCACTGACTGATAGTCGAATCAAGACTGGCTCACCACTTGACCACCTGCCAATTGCCCCCTCCAACCTGCCCATGCCAGAGGGCAACAGTGCCTTCACTCAGCAG GTTCGTGCAAAGTTGCGGGAGATTGAGCAGCAGATCAAGGAGCGGGGACAGGCTGTTGAGGTTCGCTGGTCTTTTGATAAGTGCCAGGAAGCGACTGCAG GCTTCACCATTGGACGAGTGCTCCATACTTTGGAAGTGCTGGACAGCCATAGTTTTGAACGTTCGGACTTCAGCAATTCACTTGACTCCCTTTGTAACCGAATCTTTGGATTGGGGCCTAGCAAGGATGGGCACGAG ATCTCCTCAGATGATGATGCTGTGGTATCATTACTGTGTGAATGGGCTGTCAGCTGCAAGCGCTCTGGTCGGCATCGTGCTATGGTGGTAGCCAAACTGCTGgagaagaggcaggcagagatTGAGGCTGAG CGTTGTGGAGAATCTGAAGCCTCAGATGAAAAGGGTTCCATCGCCTCTGGCTCCCTTTCTGCTCCCAGTGCTCCCATTTTCCAGGATGTCCTCCTACAGTTTCTGGACACACAGGCTCCCATGCTGA CGGACCCCCGGAGTGAGAGTGAGCGGGTAGAATTCTTTAACCTGGTACTGCTGTTCTGTGAACTGATTCGACATGATGTTTTCTCCCACAACATGTATACTTGCACCCTCATCTCCCGAGGGGACCTTGCCTTTGGAGCCCCTGGTCCCCGGCCTCCCTCTCCTTTTGACGACCCTGCCGATGACCCTGAGCGCAAGGAGGCtgagggcagcagcagcagcaagctGGAG GATCCAGGGCTCTCAGAGTCTATGGACATCGATCCTAGCTCCAGTGTGCTCTTTGAGGACATGGAGAAGCCTGACTTCTCA TTGTTCTCCCCTACTATGCCCTGTGAGGGCAAGGGCAGTCCATCCCCTGGGAAGCCAGATGTTGAGAAGGAGGTGAAGCCCCCACCCAAGGAGAAGCTAGAAGGGACCCTTGGGGTTCTTTATGACCAGCCGCGGCATGTGCAGTATGCCACGCACTTTCCCATCCCCCAG GAGGAGTCATGCAGCCATGAGTGCAACCAGCGGTTGGTCGTACTGTTTGGGGTGGGAAAGCAGCGCGATGATGCCCGCCATGCCATCAAGAAAATTACCAAGGATATCCTGAAGGTTCTGAACCGCAAGGGGACCGCGGAAACTG ACCAGCTTGCTCCTATTGTGCCTCTGAATCCTGGAGACCTGACATTCTTAG GTGGGGAGGATGGGCAGAAGCGGCGACGCAACCGGCCTGAAGCCTTCCCCACTGCTGAGGACATCTTTGCTAAGTTCCAGCACCTTTCTCATTATGACCAACACCAGGTCACGGCTCAG GTCTCCCGGAACGTTCTGGAGCAGATCACAAGCTTCGCCCTTGGCATGTCATACCACTTGCCTCTCGTGCAGCACGTGCAGTTCATCTTCGACCTCATGGAGTATTCACTCAGCATCAGTGGCCTCATCGACTTTGCCATACAG CTACTGAATGAACTGAGTGTCGTGGAGGCCGAGTTGCTTCTCAAATCCTCGGACCTGGTGGGCAGCTACACTACCAGCCTGTGCCTGTGCATTGTGGCTGTCCTGAGGCACTACCACGCCTGCCTCATCCTCAACCAGGACCAGATGGCACAGGTCTTTGAGGG GCTGTGTGGCGTCGTGAAGCATGGGATGAACCGGTCCGATGGCTCCTCTGCGGAACGCTGTATCCTTGCTTATCTCTATGATCTGTACACCTCCTGTAGCCATTTAAAGAGCAAATTTGGGGAGCTCTTCAG cGACTTCTGCTCCAAGGTGAAGAACACCATCTACTGCAACGTGGAGCCGTCAGAATCCAACATGCGCTGGGCGCCCGAGTTCATGATTGACACTCTGGAGAACCCGGCCGCTCACACCTTCACCTACACGGGGCTAGGCAAGAGTCTTAGTGAGAACCCTGCTAACCGCTACAGCTTTGTCTGCAATGCCCTTATGCACGTCTGTGTGGGGCACCATGATCCCGATAG GGTGAATGACATCGCCATCCTGTGTGCAGAGCTGACGGGCTATTGCAAGTCGCTGAGTGCGGAGTGGCTGGGGGTGCTTAAGGCCTTGTGCTGCTCCTCTAACAATGGCACCTGTGGTTTCAACGACCTCCTCTGCAACGTGGAT GTCAGTGACCTGTCGTTTCACGACTCACTGGCTACTTTTGTCGCCATCCTCATCGCTCGGCAGTGTTTGCTCTTAGAGGATCTGATTCGCTGCGCGGCCATCCCTTCCCTCCTTAATGCTG CCTGCAGTGAACAGGACTCGGAACCAGGGGCCCGGCTTACCTGCCGTATTCTCCTCCACCTTTTCAAGACACCTCAACTCAATCCTTGCCAGTCGGACGGAA ACAAGCCTACAGTAGGAATCCGCTCCTCCTGTGACCGCCACCTGCTGGCTGCCTCCCAGAACCGCATCGTGGATGGAGCTGTGTTTGCTGTTCTCAAGGCTGTGTTTGTACTTG GGGATGCGGAACTGAAGGGGTCGGGCTTCACTGTGACAGGAGGAACAGAAGAACttccagaggaggagggaggaggtggcagtGGCGGTCGGAGGCAGGGTGGCCGCAACATCTCTGTGGAGACAGCAAGTCTGGATGTCTATGCCAAGTACGTGCTACGCAGCATCTGCCAGCAG GAATGGGTAGGAGAACGTTGCCTTAAATCGCTGTGTGAGGACAGCAATGACCTGCAAGACCCAGTGTTGAGTAGTGCCCAGGCCCAGCGCCTCATGCAGCTCATCTGCTACCCACATCGACTGCTAGACAACGAGGATGGGGAGAACCCCCAGCGGCAGCGCATTAAGCGTATTCTCCAG AACTTGGACCAGTGGACCATGCGCCAGTCTTCCTTGGAGCTGCAGCTCATGATCAAGCAGACCCCTAAAAAT GAGATGAATTCCCTCCTAGAGAACATCGCCAAGGCCACAATCGAGGTTTTCCAGCAATCAGCAGAGACAGGGTCATCTTCTGGAAACACTGCGAGCAACATGCCCAGCAGCAGCAAGACCAAGCCTGTGCTCAG CTCCTTAGAGCGCTCTGGTGTATGGCTGGTGGCGCCTCTCATTGCCAAACTGCCCACCTCGGTCCAGGGGCACGTGTTAAAGGCTGCTGGGGAAGAACTGGAGAAGGGCCAGCACCTTGGTTCCTCTTCCCGCAAAGAACGTGATCGACAAAAGCAGAAGAG CATGTCCCTGTTGAGCCAGCAGCCCTTCTTATCCCTCGTGCTGACATGTCTCAAAGGGCAGGATGAGCAGCGTGAGGGACTCCTTACCTCCCTCTACAGCCAGGTGCACCAG ATTGTGAATAATTGGCGAGATGACCAGTACTTAGATGATTGCAAACCAAAGCAGCTAATGCACGAGGCCCTCAAACTGCGGCTCAACCTG GTGGGGGGCATGTTTGACACGGTGCAGCGCAGCACCCAGCAGACCACAGAGTGGGCTGTGCTCCTCCTGGAGATCATCATCAGCGGCACTGTCGACATGCAGTCCAACAA TGAGCTCTTCACCACAGTCTTGGACATGCTGAGTGTGCTCATCAATGGAACACTGGCCGCGGATATGTCCAGCATCTCCCAAGGCAGCATGGAGGAAAACAAACGTGCCTATATGAATCTGGTGAAGAAGCTGCAG AAGGAGTTGGGGGAGCGCCAGTCAGACAGTCTAGAAAAAGTTCGCCAGCTGCTGCCACTGCCTAAGCCGACCCGAGATGTCATCACATGTGAGCCACAGGGCTCCCTTATCGACACCAAGGGCAACAAGATTGCTGGCTTTGACTCCATCTTCAAGAAGGAG GGTCTGCAGGTTTCCACCAAACAAAAGATCTCTCCCTGGGATCTTTTTGAGGGCTTGAAGCCATCAGCACCACTGTCTTGGGGCTGGTTTGGAACAGTGCGGGTGGACCGGCGCGTGGCCCGCGGAGAGGAGCAACAGCGGCTGCTGCTCTACCACACGCACCTGAGGCCGCGGCCCCGTGCCTATTACCTGgagccgctgccgctgccgccggaAGATGAagagccccctgcccctgccctgctggaGCCTGAGAAAAAGGCTCCAGAACCCCCCAAAACCGACAAACCTGGGGCTGCCCCACCCAACACTGAGGAACGCAAGAAGAAGTCCACCAAGGGCAAGAAACGCAGCCAGCCTGCCGCCAAGACAGAG GACTATGGAATGGGCCCGGGCCGCAGTGGCCCCTATGGAGTGACAGTGCCTCCAGACCTCCTGCACCACGCCAACCCTGGCTCCATATCCCACCTTAGCTACAGGCAGGGCTCCATAGGCCTGTATACCCAGAACCAGCCACTACCGGCAG GCGGCCCTCGCGTGGACCCATACCGCCCTGTGCGGTTACCTATGCAGAAGATGCCAACCCGACCACCTTACCCTGGAGTGCTGCCCACGACCATGACTGGCGTCATGGGGCTGGAACCCTCCTCCTACAAGACCTCCGTGTACCGGCAGCAGCAGCCTGCGGTGCCCCAAGGACAGCGCCTTCGCCAACAGCTCCAGGCAAAGATA CAGAGTCAGGGGATATTGGGACAGTCGTCTGTCCATCAGATGACTCCCAGCTCTTCCTACGGTTTGCAGACCTCCCAG ggctATACTCCTTATGTTTCTCATGTGGGATTACAGCAACACGCAGGCCCCGCAGGTACCATGGTGCCCCCCAGCTACTCCAGCCAGCCTTATCAGAGCACCCACCCTTCTACCAATCCTACTCTTGTAGATCCTACTCGCCACCTGCAACAGCGGCCCAGTGGCTATGTGCACCAGCAGGCCCCAACCTACGGACACGGGCTGACCTCCACTCAAAG GTTTTCACACCAGACCCTGCAGCAAACGCCCATGATAGGCACCATGGCCCAGCTGGGCGCACAGGGCGTCCAGGCCGGCGTCCGGTCGGCTTCCATTCTgcctgagcagcagcagcagcagcagcagcagcagcaacagcagcagcagcaacagcagcagcagcagcagcagcagcagcagcagcagcagcagcagcagcagcagcagcagcaacagtaCCACAtccggcagcagcagcagcagcagatccTGCGG cagcagcagcagcagcaacagcagcagcagcagcagcagcagcaacagcagcagcagcagcagcagcagcagcagcagcagcagcaacaacaagcacaccagcagcagcagcaggcggctccgccccagccccagccccagtcccagccccag TTCCAGCGCCAGGGGCTTCAGCAGACGCAGCAACAACAACAGACAGCGGCTTTGGTCCGGCAACTCCAACAACAGCTCTCCA ATACCCAGCCACAGCCCAGTACCAACATATTTGGACGCTACTGA